The following are encoded together in the Bos javanicus breed banteng chromosome 4, ARS-OSU_banteng_1.0, whole genome shotgun sequence genome:
- the STEAP1 gene encoding STEAP1 protein isoform X1: MESRQDITNQEELWKMKPRRNLEEDDYLNKDSEEIGMLKRHVLLHLHQTTHFDEFDCPPELQQKQKLFPKWRLPIKIAAIVSSLTFLYTLVREIIHPFVTSHQQYFYKIPILVINKVLPMVSITLLALVYLPGVIAAVVQLHNGTKYKKFPHWLDRWMVTRKQFGLLSFFFAVLHAIYSLSYPMRRSYRYRLLNWAYQQVQQNNENAWIEHDVWRMEIYVSLGIVALAILALLAVTSIPSVSDSLTWREFHYIQSKLGIVSLLLGTIHALIFAWNKWVDIKQFIWRTPPTFMIAVFLPIVVLICKVILLLPCLRKKILKIRHGWEDVTKINKTEMSSQL, translated from the exons ATGGAGAGCAGACAAGACATCACAAACCAAGAAGAACTTTGGAAAATGAAGCCTAGGAGAAATCTAGAAGAAGATGATTATTtg aATAAAGACTCAGAAGAGATCGGCATGCTGAAAAGACATGTGCTTTTGCACTTGCACCAAACAACCCATTTTGATGAATTTGATTGCCCCCCAGAGCTTCAGCAAAAACAGAAACTCTTTCCAAAGTGGCGCTTGCCAATTAAAATCGCCGCTATTGTATCATCTCTGACTTTTCTCTACACTCTTGTGAGGGAAATAATTCACCCTTTTGTGACTTCCCATCAacagtatttttataaaattccaaTCCTGGTCATCAACAAAGTCTTGCCAATGGTTTCCATCACCCTCTTGGCACTGGTTTATTTGCCAGGTGTGATAGCAGCAGTTGTGCAGCTTCATAATGGAACTAAGTATAAGAAATTTCCGCACTGGTTGGATAGGTGGATGGTAACAAGAAAGCAGTTTGGtcttctcagtttcttttttgcTGTACTACATGCAATTTACAGTTTATCCTATCCGATGAGGCGATCCTACAGATATAGGTTGCTGAACTGGGCATATCAACAG GTCCAACAAAATAACGAAAATGCCTGGATTGAACATGATGTTTGGAGAATGGAAATTTATGTATCACTGGGAATCGTGGCACTTGCAATACTAGCTCTATTGGCTGTGACATCTATTCCATCTGTGAGTGATTCTCTGACATGGAGAGAATTTCACTATATTCAG agCAAGCTAGGAATTGTTTCCCTTCTGCTGGGTACAATACATGCATTGATTTTTGCCTGGAATAAATGGGTAGATATAAAACAATTTATATGGCGTACACCTCCAACTTTTATGATAGCTGTTTTTCTTCCAATTGTTGTCCTGATATGCAAAGTCATACTACTCCTGCCGTGCTTGAGGAAGAAGATACTGAAGATTAGACATGGTTGGGAAGATGTCaccaaaattaataaaactgagaTGTCTTCTCAGTTGTAG
- the STEAP1 gene encoding STEAP1 protein isoform X2, which produces MLKRHVLLHLHQTTHFDEFDCPPELQQKQKLFPKWRLPIKIAAIVSSLTFLYTLVREIIHPFVTSHQQYFYKIPILVINKVLPMVSITLLALVYLPGVIAAVVQLHNGTKYKKFPHWLDRWMVTRKQFGLLSFFFAVLHAIYSLSYPMRRSYRYRLLNWAYQQVQQNNENAWIEHDVWRMEIYVSLGIVALAILALLAVTSIPSVSDSLTWREFHYIQSKLGIVSLLLGTIHALIFAWNKWVDIKQFIWRTPPTFMIAVFLPIVVLICKVILLLPCLRKKILKIRHGWEDVTKINKTEMSSQL; this is translated from the exons ATGCTGAAAAGACATGTGCTTTTGCACTTGCACCAAACAACCCATTTTGATGAATTTGATTGCCCCCCAGAGCTTCAGCAAAAACAGAAACTCTTTCCAAAGTGGCGCTTGCCAATTAAAATCGCCGCTATTGTATCATCTCTGACTTTTCTCTACACTCTTGTGAGGGAAATAATTCACCCTTTTGTGACTTCCCATCAacagtatttttataaaattccaaTCCTGGTCATCAACAAAGTCTTGCCAATGGTTTCCATCACCCTCTTGGCACTGGTTTATTTGCCAGGTGTGATAGCAGCAGTTGTGCAGCTTCATAATGGAACTAAGTATAAGAAATTTCCGCACTGGTTGGATAGGTGGATGGTAACAAGAAAGCAGTTTGGtcttctcagtttcttttttgcTGTACTACATGCAATTTACAGTTTATCCTATCCGATGAGGCGATCCTACAGATATAGGTTGCTGAACTGGGCATATCAACAG GTCCAACAAAATAACGAAAATGCCTGGATTGAACATGATGTTTGGAGAATGGAAATTTATGTATCACTGGGAATCGTGGCACTTGCAATACTAGCTCTATTGGCTGTGACATCTATTCCATCTGTGAGTGATTCTCTGACATGGAGAGAATTTCACTATATTCAG agCAAGCTAGGAATTGTTTCCCTTCTGCTGGGTACAATACATGCATTGATTTTTGCCTGGAATAAATGGGTAGATATAAAACAATTTATATGGCGTACACCTCCAACTTTTATGATAGCTGTTTTTCTTCCAATTGTTGTCCTGATATGCAAAGTCATACTACTCCTGCCGTGCTTGAGGAAGAAGATACTGAAGATTAGACATGGTTGGGAAGATGTCaccaaaattaataaaactgagaTGTCTTCTCAGTTGTAG